In the Nicotiana tabacum cultivar K326 chromosome 16, ASM71507v2, whole genome shotgun sequence genome, one interval contains:
- the LOC107766778 gene encoding transcription factor MYB20-like, translating into MGRKPCCDKDEVKKGPWSAEEDKKLINFILINGQCCWRSLPRLAGLLRCGKSCRLRWTNYLRPDLKRGLLSEYEEKMVIDLHAQLGNRWSKIASHLPGRTDNEIKNHWNTHIKKKLKKMGIDPATHQPITVDQPNIEHPTKNQPIIQQEKQKTMPISPSHAVPEIMNILDHNKELVETPILSTITDIKLDDDNNNNNKNTGTSFYTDEAPVIKPHEILFHSESTTSTSSSSSSPTSIILEDMQFDFNWADDFSRTLDYLLNDDIDMNNVISQDWSKVLEV; encoded by the exons ATGGGGAGAAAACCTTGTTGTGACAAAGATGAAGTAAAGAAAGGTCCATGGTCAGCTGAAGAAGACAAGAAGCTTATTAACTTCATTCTTATTAATGGCCAATGCTGCTGGAGATCTCTCCCTAGACTTGCag GGCTGCTGAGATGTGGAAAGAGCTGTAGATTGAGATGGACAAACTATCTAAGACCAGATTTGAAGAGGGGACTTCTATCTGAATATGAAGAGAAAATGGTTATTGATCTTCATGCTCAGCTTGGCAACAG GTGGTCCAAGATTGCTTCTCATTTACCGGGACGAACTGATAATGAAATCAAGAATCACTGGAATACACATATCAAGAAGAAGCTGAAGAAAATGGGGATTGATCCAGCCACTCACCAGCCAATTACTGTTGACCAACCAAACATAGAACATCCAACAAAAAATCAACCAATTAttcaacaagaaaaacaaaaaacaatgCCAATTTCCCCATCTCATGCTGTCCCAGAAATAATGAATATTCTTGATCACAACAAGGAGCTGGTTGAAACTCCTATATTATCAACAATTACAGATATCAAATTAGACgacgacaacaacaataataataaaaatacggGGACAAGCTTCTATACTGACGAAGCCCCCGTAATTAAACCACATGAAATTTTATTCCATTCTGAATCAACCacttcaacatcatcatcatcttcttctccaACATCCATTATTCTTGAAGATATGCAGTTTGATTTCAATTGGGCAGATGATTTCAGCAGAACATTGGATTATTTACTTAATGATGATATTGACATGAATAATGTCATTTCCCAAGATTGGTCAAAGGTGTTGGAAGTTTGA